The Neobacillus sp. PS3-34 genome has a window encoding:
- the ppdK gene encoding pyruvate, phosphate dikinase: MDKFVYLFNEGHSGMKELLGGKGANLAEMTKIGLPVPFGFTISTEACNAYYESGKTLPSGLIDQILESLNQLENNTGKSFGNPANPLLVSVRSGSVFSMPGMMDTILNLGLNDETVAGIAGLTKNPRFAYDSYRRFIQMFSDVVLDVDVFFFEQLLEETRESKGYSSDPEMSADDWQEVIEGYKAIVKKHTKKDFPQDPKQQLFLAIDAVFNSWNNQRAIVYRRLNKIPDHLGTAVNIQSMVFGNMGDDSGTGVAFTRDPSTGEQTLYGEYLINAQGEDVVAGIRTPLPIRTLSTEMPEVFQQFSDTCHRLEQHYKDMQDIEFTVERGKLFILQTRTGKRTAQAAIRIAVEMVNEGIIDKKEALLRVDPDQLNQLLHRRIDDSFERKQLAKGLPASPGAATGQVVFDADEAEMLTGEGKKVILVRPETTPDDIHGIIAAQAVVTSRGGMTSHAAVVARGMGKACICGCETLKIDLRGGKFSVGDIVVNYGDIITIDGATGEIMLGEIPMIEPELSDEFQVLLQWADEERDLGVRANADNPEDARKAFEFGAGGIGLCRTEHMFMDANRIPIVQSMILAETYEERNEALELLLPMQQGDFEGIFEAMQGHPVTIRLLDPPLHEFLPDKEELLVEVTKLQITNPQSAKLKEKELLLKKVRQLDEFNPMLGHRGCRLGMIHPEIYFMQAKAIFYAAAKLSERGFEVKPEIMIPLVGHVNELRDMRKLVVDAAKLVKEETGRDVYYTIGTMIEIPRAALTADQIAAEADFFSFGTNDLTQTTFGFSRDDAEGKFLQTYIEEKVLPDNPFAVLDQEGVGKLVEMGVELGRKTKPELKTGICGEHGGEKSSIDFCYQTGLDYVSCSPYRVPLARLAAAQATIRHGNKKAKDTFISIK; encoded by the coding sequence ATGGACAAATTTGTATATCTTTTTAACGAAGGTCATAGCGGAATGAAAGAACTGCTGGGAGGAAAAGGAGCAAATTTGGCGGAAATGACTAAAATAGGACTGCCAGTCCCTTTTGGCTTTACCATTTCAACAGAGGCCTGCAATGCTTACTATGAATCAGGCAAAACACTTCCCTCTGGGTTGATTGACCAAATACTTGAATCCTTAAATCAACTAGAAAATAATACTGGAAAGAGCTTTGGAAATCCTGCAAATCCTCTCCTCGTATCAGTCCGCTCCGGTTCTGTATTTTCAATGCCCGGAATGATGGATACGATTCTTAATTTAGGATTGAATGATGAAACAGTTGCTGGTATAGCTGGCCTGACTAAGAATCCGCGATTCGCATATGATTCCTACCGTCGATTCATTCAAATGTTTTCAGATGTTGTATTGGATGTAGATGTATTTTTCTTTGAGCAGCTGTTGGAAGAAACACGTGAGTCCAAAGGCTATTCATCTGATCCGGAAATGTCTGCAGATGACTGGCAAGAGGTAATTGAAGGCTATAAAGCAATTGTGAAAAAGCACACGAAAAAGGATTTCCCTCAGGATCCAAAACAGCAGCTTTTCCTTGCTATTGATGCTGTCTTTAATTCCTGGAACAATCAGCGGGCAATCGTTTATAGACGCTTAAATAAAATTCCTGATCACCTGGGAACGGCTGTCAATATTCAAAGCATGGTGTTTGGAAATATGGGGGACGATTCCGGAACCGGAGTTGCCTTTACAAGGGATCCATCCACAGGTGAACAAACTCTGTATGGAGAATATTTAATAAACGCACAGGGAGAAGATGTTGTTGCTGGAATACGCACTCCTCTTCCAATCAGGACACTGAGTACAGAAATGCCGGAGGTTTTTCAGCAGTTTTCTGATACTTGCCACCGTCTTGAACAACACTATAAAGATATGCAGGATATCGAATTTACGGTTGAACGCGGGAAGCTGTTTATCCTTCAGACACGTACAGGAAAACGAACAGCCCAGGCAGCGATCAGGATTGCTGTCGAAATGGTTAATGAGGGCATAATTGATAAAAAAGAAGCACTGCTTCGAGTTGATCCCGACCAGTTGAATCAGCTTCTTCATCGCCGAATTGATGATTCCTTTGAGCGGAAACAGCTTGCAAAGGGTTTGCCTGCCTCTCCTGGTGCAGCTACTGGCCAAGTCGTATTCGATGCAGATGAAGCGGAAATGTTAACCGGCGAGGGTAAAAAGGTTATCCTGGTACGTCCTGAAACCACTCCTGATGATATACATGGAATCATTGCTGCCCAGGCAGTTGTTACTAGCAGAGGCGGAATGACGAGCCATGCGGCTGTTGTCGCGAGAGGCATGGGAAAAGCCTGCATCTGCGGATGCGAAACACTGAAGATTGACCTTCGCGGCGGCAAGTTTAGTGTCGGTGATATTGTTGTAAACTATGGCGATATCATTACAATAGATGGGGCAACAGGAGAAATTATGCTTGGCGAAATTCCGATGATTGAACCCGAGCTTTCTGACGAGTTCCAGGTATTGCTTCAATGGGCAGATGAAGAGCGTGATCTAGGTGTCCGAGCGAACGCCGATAATCCGGAGGATGCCAGAAAAGCATTTGAATTTGGAGCTGGCGGAATCGGTTTATGCCGTACCGAGCATATGTTTATGGACGCAAATAGAATACCAATTGTACAGTCTATGATCCTGGCTGAAACATATGAAGAACGCAATGAAGCACTCGAATTGCTATTGCCGATGCAGCAGGGAGATTTTGAAGGAATCTTTGAAGCGATGCAGGGCCATCCCGTTACGATTCGTTTACTTGATCCGCCGCTTCATGAATTTTTACCGGACAAAGAAGAATTGCTGGTAGAAGTTACGAAGCTCCAAATAACGAATCCGCAATCCGCGAAATTAAAGGAGAAGGAGCTCCTTCTTAAAAAGGTTCGCCAATTGGACGAATTCAATCCCATGCTTGGGCACAGGGGCTGCCGTCTCGGTATGATTCATCCTGAAATCTATTTTATGCAGGCAAAAGCCATTTTCTATGCTGCTGCAAAGCTCTCTGAAAGAGGGTTTGAAGTAAAGCCTGAGATTATGATACCGCTTGTAGGCCATGTGAATGAACTGAGGGATATGCGGAAATTGGTCGTTGATGCGGCCAAGCTTGTGAAAGAAGAAACAGGAAGAGATGTGTACTATACGATCGGAACAATGATTGAAATTCCGCGCGCGGCTCTGACAGCCGACCAAATCGCTGCTGAGGCGGATTTCTTCTCTTTCGGAACAAATGATTTGACTCAGACTACATTTGGTTTTAGCCGAGATGACGCAGAAGGAAAGTTTCTGCAAACATATATTGAAGAAAAAGTTTTACCTGATAATCCATTTGCTGTCCTTGATCAGGAAGGGGTTGGCAAGCTTGTTGAAATGGGAGTTGAATTGGGTCGTAAAACGAAGCCAGAGTTAAAGACTGGAATTTGCGGTGAGCATGGAGGCGAAAAGAGTTCAATTGATTTTTGTTATCAAACTGGACTTGATTATGTCAGCTGTTCTCCATACCGTGTGCCCCTAGCACGGCTCGCAGCAGCGCAGGCCACCATCCGCCATGGGAATAAAAAAGCAAAAGATACATTTATTTCGATAAAATAA